From one Neofelis nebulosa isolate mNeoNeb1 chromosome 4, mNeoNeb1.pri, whole genome shotgun sequence genomic stretch:
- the KCNN1 gene encoding small conductance calcium-activated potassium channel protein 1 isoform X5 — translation MNSHSHNGCGGRPLGSGLGALGRDPSEPEAGHPPQPPHGPGLQVVVAKSEPARPSPGSPRGQPQDQEEEEDDEEDEAGRRRDLGKTPNVGHRLGHRRALFEKRKRLSDYALIFAMFGIVVMVTETELSWGVYTKESLYSFALKCLISLSTVILLGLVVLYHAREIQLFMVDNGADDWRIAMTCERVFLISLELAVCAIHPVPGHYRFTWTARLAFTYAPSAAEADVDVLLSVPMFLRLYLLGRVMLLHSKIFTDASSRSIGALNKVTFNTRFVMKTLMTICPGTVLLVFSISSWIVAAWTVRVCERAVEAAGTGCPPPPICLFPPQFNQLSFSPPPAPPDCRENMYHDKQEVTSNFLGAMWLISITFLSIGYGDMVPHTYCGKGVCLLTGIMGAGCTALVVAVVARKLELTKAEKHVHNFMMDTQLTKRVKNAAANVLRETWLIYKHTRLVKKPDHARVRKHQRKFLQAIHQLRSVKIEQGKLNDQTNTLADLAKTQNVMYDLMSELHAQHEELEARLAALESRLDALGASLQVLPGLIAQAIRPPPPPLPPRPGPGPLDQAARSPPCRWPPIAPSDCG, via the exons ATGAACAGCCACAGCCACAATGGCTGTGGGGGGCGGCCGCTGGGCAGCGGGCTGGGTGCCCTGGGCAGAGACCCTTCGGAGCCCGAGGCCGgccaccccccccagcccccacatgGCCCAGGCCTCCAGGTGGTGGTGGCCAAGAGCGAGCCAGCCCGGCCCTCACCCGGCAGTCCCCGGGGGCAGCCCCAGGaccaagaagaggaggaagacgaTGAAGAGGACgaggcaggcaggaggagggaCTTGGGGAAGACCCCAAACGTGGGCCACCGCCTGGGCCACCGGCGGGCGCTCTTCGAGAAGCGGAAGCGCCTCAGTGACTACGCCCTCATCTTCGCCATGTTTGGCATTGTCGTCATGGTGACCGAGACGGAGCTGTCCTGGGGGGTCTACACCAAG GAGTCCCTGTACTCGTTTGCACTGAAATGCCTCATCAGCCTCTCCACGGTCATCCTGCTGGGCCTGGTGGTCCTCTACCACGCCAGGGAGATCCAG ctGTTCATGGTGGACAACGGGGCGGATGACTGGCGCATCGCCATGACATGCGAGCGCGTCTTCCTCATCTCTCTGGAGCTGGCCGTGTGCGCCATCCACCCGGTGCCGGGTCACTACCGCTTCACGTGGACGGCGCGGCTGGCCTTCACGTACGCGCCGTCGGCAGCCGAGGCTGACGTGGACGTGCTGCTGTCTGTCCCCATGTTCCTGCGCCTCTATCTGTTGGGCCGTGTCATGCTGCTGCACAGCAAGATATTCACAGATGCCTCCAGCCGCAGCATCGGCGCCCTCAACAAGGTCACCTTCAACACACGCTTTGTCATGAAGACACTCATGACCATCTGCCCGGGCACCGTGCTGCTCGTCTTCAGCATCTCCTCCTGGATCGTCGCCGCCTGGACGGTGCGGGTCTGTGAGAG GGCAGTGGAGGCAGCAGGAACAggatgccccccgccccccatctgcCTGTTTCCCCCACAATTTAACCagctctccttctcccctccgcCCGCCCCACCGGACTGTAGGGAAAACAT GTACCATGACAAGCAGGAAGTGACCAGCAACTTTTTGGGGGCCATGTGGCTCATCTCCATCACCTTCCTCTCCATCGGCTATGGCGACATGGTGCCCCACACCTACTGCGGGAAGGGCGTGTGCCTGCTCACTGGCATCATG GGGGCCGGCTGCACAGCACTTGTGGTGGCCGTGGTGGCCCGGAAACTGGAGCTCACCAAGGCAGAGAAACACGTGCACAACTTCATGATGGACACTCAGCTCACCAAGCGG GTAAAAAATGCCGCTGCTAACGTTCTCAGGGAGACGTGGCTCATCTACAAACACACTAGGCTGGTGAAGAAGCCAGACCACGCCCGGGTTCGGAAACACCAGCGTAAGTTCCTCCAAGCCATCCATCA GCTCCGGAGTGTGAAGATTGAGCAGGGGAAGCTGAATGACCAGACCAACACTCTCGCCGACCTGGCCAAG ACTCAGAATGTCATGTACGACCTCATGTCCGAGCTGCACGCCCAGCACGAGGAGCTTGAGGCCCGCCTGGCTGCCCTCGAAAGCCGCCTGGATGCACTGGGCGCCTCCCTGCAGGTCCTGCCCGGCCTCATCGCCCAAGCCATAcgcccgccacccccacccctgcctccccggCCTGGCCCCGGACCCCTGGACCAGGCAGCCCGGAGCCCCCCGTGCCGGTGGCCACCCATTGCCCCTTCAGACTGCGGGTGA
- the KCNN1 gene encoding small conductance calcium-activated potassium channel protein 1 isoform X3, whose amino-acid sequence MHPPPPPARPPPGPTPAGCCPPRPRPRPRPPREGLRPRGTLSPPASSAHGSRALQVGTGARSPSHAGPRVAYGEPNPGTHIVMNSHSHNGCGGRPLGSGLGALGRDPSEPEAGHPPQPPHGPGLQVVVAKSEPARPSPGSPRGQPQDQEEEEDDEEDEAGRRRDLGKTPNVGHRLGHRRALFEKRKRLSDYALIFAMFGIVVMVTETELSWGVYTKESLYSFALKCLISLSTVILLGLVVLYHAREIQLFMVDNGADDWRIAMTCERVFLISLELAVCAIHPVPGHYRFTWTARLAFTYAPSAAEADVDVLLSVPMFLRLYLLGRVMLLHSKIFTDASSRSIGALNKVTFNTRFVMKTLMTICPGTVLLVFSISSWIVAAWTVRVCERAVEAAGTGCPPPPICLFPPQFNQLSFSPPPAPPDCRENMYHDKQEVTSNFLGAMWLISITFLSIGYGDMVPHTYCGKGVCLLTGIMVKNAAANVLRETWLIYKHTRLVKKPDHARVRKHQRKFLQAIHQLRSVKIEQGKLNDQTNTLADLAKTQNVMYDLMSELHAQHEELEARLAALESRLDALGASLQVLPGLIAQAIRPPPPPLPPRPGPGPLDQAARSPPCRWPPIAPSDCG is encoded by the exons ATGcacccgccgccgcccccggcccggccgccTCCGGGCCCCACGCCCGCCGGCTGCTGCCCGCCCCGtccgcggccccggccccggcccccacGCGAGGGTCTGCGGCCGCGCGggaccctctcccctccagctTCTTCTGCCCACGGGAGCCGAGCCCTGCAG GTCGGCACAGGAGCACGGTCACCGAGCCATGCCGGGCCCCGGGTGGCCTACGGCGAGCCCAACCCCGGCACCCACATAGTCATGAACAGCCACAGCCACAATGGCTGTGGGGGGCGGCCGCTGGGCAGCGGGCTGGGTGCCCTGGGCAGAGACCCTTCGGAGCCCGAGGCCGgccaccccccccagcccccacatgGCCCAGGCCTCCAGGTGGTGGTGGCCAAGAGCGAGCCAGCCCGGCCCTCACCCGGCAGTCCCCGGGGGCAGCCCCAGGaccaagaagaggaggaagacgaTGAAGAGGACgaggcaggcaggaggagggaCTTGGGGAAGACCCCAAACGTGGGCCACCGCCTGGGCCACCGGCGGGCGCTCTTCGAGAAGCGGAAGCGCCTCAGTGACTACGCCCTCATCTTCGCCATGTTTGGCATTGTCGTCATGGTGACCGAGACGGAGCTGTCCTGGGGGGTCTACACCAAG GAGTCCCTGTACTCGTTTGCACTGAAATGCCTCATCAGCCTCTCCACGGTCATCCTGCTGGGCCTGGTGGTCCTCTACCACGCCAGGGAGATCCAG ctGTTCATGGTGGACAACGGGGCGGATGACTGGCGCATCGCCATGACATGCGAGCGCGTCTTCCTCATCTCTCTGGAGCTGGCCGTGTGCGCCATCCACCCGGTGCCGGGTCACTACCGCTTCACGTGGACGGCGCGGCTGGCCTTCACGTACGCGCCGTCGGCAGCCGAGGCTGACGTGGACGTGCTGCTGTCTGTCCCCATGTTCCTGCGCCTCTATCTGTTGGGCCGTGTCATGCTGCTGCACAGCAAGATATTCACAGATGCCTCCAGCCGCAGCATCGGCGCCCTCAACAAGGTCACCTTCAACACACGCTTTGTCATGAAGACACTCATGACCATCTGCCCGGGCACCGTGCTGCTCGTCTTCAGCATCTCCTCCTGGATCGTCGCCGCCTGGACGGTGCGGGTCTGTGAGAG GGCAGTGGAGGCAGCAGGAACAggatgccccccgccccccatctgcCTGTTTCCCCCACAATTTAACCagctctccttctcccctccgcCCGCCCCACCGGACTGTAGGGAAAACAT GTACCATGACAAGCAGGAAGTGACCAGCAACTTTTTGGGGGCCATGTGGCTCATCTCCATCACCTTCCTCTCCATCGGCTATGGCGACATGGTGCCCCACACCTACTGCGGGAAGGGCGTGTGCCTGCTCACTGGCATCATG GTAAAAAATGCCGCTGCTAACGTTCTCAGGGAGACGTGGCTCATCTACAAACACACTAGGCTGGTGAAGAAGCCAGACCACGCCCGGGTTCGGAAACACCAGCGTAAGTTCCTCCAAGCCATCCATCA GCTCCGGAGTGTGAAGATTGAGCAGGGGAAGCTGAATGACCAGACCAACACTCTCGCCGACCTGGCCAAG ACTCAGAATGTCATGTACGACCTCATGTCCGAGCTGCACGCCCAGCACGAGGAGCTTGAGGCCCGCCTGGCTGCCCTCGAAAGCCGCCTGGATGCACTGGGCGCCTCCCTGCAGGTCCTGCCCGGCCTCATCGCCCAAGCCATAcgcccgccacccccacccctgcctccccggCCTGGCCCCGGACCCCTGGACCAGGCAGCCCGGAGCCCCCCGTGCCGGTGGCCACCCATTGCCCCTTCAGACTGCGGGTGA
- the KCNN1 gene encoding small conductance calcium-activated potassium channel protein 1 isoform X1, translating into MHPPPPPARPPPGPTPAGCCPPRPRPRPRPPREGLRPRGTLSPPASSAHGSRALQVGTGARSPSHAGPRVAYGEPNPGTHIVMNSHSHNGCGGRPLGSGLGALGRDPSEPEAGHPPQPPHGPGLQVVVAKSEPARPSPGSPRGQPQDQEEEEDDEEDEAGRRRDLGKTPNVGHRLGHRRALFEKRKRLSDYALIFAMFGIVVMVTETELSWGVYTKESLYSFALKCLISLSTVILLGLVVLYHAREIQLFMVDNGADDWRIAMTCERVFLISLELAVCAIHPVPGHYRFTWTARLAFTYAPSAAEADVDVLLSVPMFLRLYLLGRVMLLHSKIFTDASSRSIGALNKVTFNTRFVMKTLMTICPGTVLLVFSISSWIVAAWTVRVCERAVEAAGTGCPPPPICLFPPQFNQLSFSPPPAPPDCRENMYHDKQEVTSNFLGAMWLISITFLSIGYGDMVPHTYCGKGVCLLTGIMGAGCTALVVAVVARKLELTKAEKHVHNFMMDTQLTKRVKNAAANVLRETWLIYKHTRLVKKPDHARVRKHQRKFLQAIHQLRSVKIEQGKLNDQTNTLADLAKTQNVMYDLMSELHAQHEELEARLAALESRLDALGASLQVLPGLIAQAIRPPPPPLPPRPGPGPLDQAARSPPCRWPPIAPSDCG; encoded by the exons ATGcacccgccgccgcccccggcccggccgccTCCGGGCCCCACGCCCGCCGGCTGCTGCCCGCCCCGtccgcggccccggccccggcccccacGCGAGGGTCTGCGGCCGCGCGggaccctctcccctccagctTCTTCTGCCCACGGGAGCCGAGCCCTGCAG GTCGGCACAGGAGCACGGTCACCGAGCCATGCCGGGCCCCGGGTGGCCTACGGCGAGCCCAACCCCGGCACCCACATAGTCATGAACAGCCACAGCCACAATGGCTGTGGGGGGCGGCCGCTGGGCAGCGGGCTGGGTGCCCTGGGCAGAGACCCTTCGGAGCCCGAGGCCGgccaccccccccagcccccacatgGCCCAGGCCTCCAGGTGGTGGTGGCCAAGAGCGAGCCAGCCCGGCCCTCACCCGGCAGTCCCCGGGGGCAGCCCCAGGaccaagaagaggaggaagacgaTGAAGAGGACgaggcaggcaggaggagggaCTTGGGGAAGACCCCAAACGTGGGCCACCGCCTGGGCCACCGGCGGGCGCTCTTCGAGAAGCGGAAGCGCCTCAGTGACTACGCCCTCATCTTCGCCATGTTTGGCATTGTCGTCATGGTGACCGAGACGGAGCTGTCCTGGGGGGTCTACACCAAG GAGTCCCTGTACTCGTTTGCACTGAAATGCCTCATCAGCCTCTCCACGGTCATCCTGCTGGGCCTGGTGGTCCTCTACCACGCCAGGGAGATCCAG ctGTTCATGGTGGACAACGGGGCGGATGACTGGCGCATCGCCATGACATGCGAGCGCGTCTTCCTCATCTCTCTGGAGCTGGCCGTGTGCGCCATCCACCCGGTGCCGGGTCACTACCGCTTCACGTGGACGGCGCGGCTGGCCTTCACGTACGCGCCGTCGGCAGCCGAGGCTGACGTGGACGTGCTGCTGTCTGTCCCCATGTTCCTGCGCCTCTATCTGTTGGGCCGTGTCATGCTGCTGCACAGCAAGATATTCACAGATGCCTCCAGCCGCAGCATCGGCGCCCTCAACAAGGTCACCTTCAACACACGCTTTGTCATGAAGACACTCATGACCATCTGCCCGGGCACCGTGCTGCTCGTCTTCAGCATCTCCTCCTGGATCGTCGCCGCCTGGACGGTGCGGGTCTGTGAGAG GGCAGTGGAGGCAGCAGGAACAggatgccccccgccccccatctgcCTGTTTCCCCCACAATTTAACCagctctccttctcccctccgcCCGCCCCACCGGACTGTAGGGAAAACAT GTACCATGACAAGCAGGAAGTGACCAGCAACTTTTTGGGGGCCATGTGGCTCATCTCCATCACCTTCCTCTCCATCGGCTATGGCGACATGGTGCCCCACACCTACTGCGGGAAGGGCGTGTGCCTGCTCACTGGCATCATG GGGGCCGGCTGCACAGCACTTGTGGTGGCCGTGGTGGCCCGGAAACTGGAGCTCACCAAGGCAGAGAAACACGTGCACAACTTCATGATGGACACTCAGCTCACCAAGCGG GTAAAAAATGCCGCTGCTAACGTTCTCAGGGAGACGTGGCTCATCTACAAACACACTAGGCTGGTGAAGAAGCCAGACCACGCCCGGGTTCGGAAACACCAGCGTAAGTTCCTCCAAGCCATCCATCA GCTCCGGAGTGTGAAGATTGAGCAGGGGAAGCTGAATGACCAGACCAACACTCTCGCCGACCTGGCCAAG ACTCAGAATGTCATGTACGACCTCATGTCCGAGCTGCACGCCCAGCACGAGGAGCTTGAGGCCCGCCTGGCTGCCCTCGAAAGCCGCCTGGATGCACTGGGCGCCTCCCTGCAGGTCCTGCCCGGCCTCATCGCCCAAGCCATAcgcccgccacccccacccctgcctccccggCCTGGCCCCGGACCCCTGGACCAGGCAGCCCGGAGCCCCCCGTGCCGGTGGCCACCCATTGCCCCTTCAGACTGCGGGTGA
- the KCNN1 gene encoding small conductance calcium-activated potassium channel protein 1 isoform X4, with the protein MHPPPPPARPPPGPTPAGCCPPRPRPRPRPPREGLRPRGTLSPPASSAHGSRALQVGTGARSPSHAGPRVAYGEPNPGTHIVMNSHSHNGCGGRPLGSGLGALGRDPSEPEAGHPPQPPHGPGLQVVVAKSEPARPSPGSPRGQPQDQEEEEDDEEDEAGRRRDLGKTPNVGHRLGHRRALFEKRKRLSDYALIFAMFGIVVMVTETELSWGVYTKESLYSFALKCLISLSTVILLGLVVLYHAREIQLFMVDNGADDWRIAMTCERVFLISLELAVCAIHPVPGHYRFTWTARLAFTYAPSAAEADVDVLLSVPMFLRLYLLGRVMLLHSKIFTDASSRSIGALNKVTFNTRFVMKTLMTICPGTVLLVFSISSWIVAAWTVRVCERYHDKQEVTSNFLGAMWLISITFLSIGYGDMVPHTYCGKGVCLLTGIMGAGCTALVVAVVARKLELTKAEKHVHNFMMDTQLTKRVKNAAANVLRETWLIYKHTRLVKKPDHARVRKHQRKFLQAIHQLRSVKIEQGKLNDQTNTLADLAKTQNVMYDLMSELHAQHEELEARLAALESRLDALGASLQVLPGLIAQAIRPPPPPLPPRPGPGPLDQAARSPPCRWPPIAPSDCG; encoded by the exons ATGcacccgccgccgcccccggcccggccgccTCCGGGCCCCACGCCCGCCGGCTGCTGCCCGCCCCGtccgcggccccggccccggcccccacGCGAGGGTCTGCGGCCGCGCGggaccctctcccctccagctTCTTCTGCCCACGGGAGCCGAGCCCTGCAG GTCGGCACAGGAGCACGGTCACCGAGCCATGCCGGGCCCCGGGTGGCCTACGGCGAGCCCAACCCCGGCACCCACATAGTCATGAACAGCCACAGCCACAATGGCTGTGGGGGGCGGCCGCTGGGCAGCGGGCTGGGTGCCCTGGGCAGAGACCCTTCGGAGCCCGAGGCCGgccaccccccccagcccccacatgGCCCAGGCCTCCAGGTGGTGGTGGCCAAGAGCGAGCCAGCCCGGCCCTCACCCGGCAGTCCCCGGGGGCAGCCCCAGGaccaagaagaggaggaagacgaTGAAGAGGACgaggcaggcaggaggagggaCTTGGGGAAGACCCCAAACGTGGGCCACCGCCTGGGCCACCGGCGGGCGCTCTTCGAGAAGCGGAAGCGCCTCAGTGACTACGCCCTCATCTTCGCCATGTTTGGCATTGTCGTCATGGTGACCGAGACGGAGCTGTCCTGGGGGGTCTACACCAAG GAGTCCCTGTACTCGTTTGCACTGAAATGCCTCATCAGCCTCTCCACGGTCATCCTGCTGGGCCTGGTGGTCCTCTACCACGCCAGGGAGATCCAG ctGTTCATGGTGGACAACGGGGCGGATGACTGGCGCATCGCCATGACATGCGAGCGCGTCTTCCTCATCTCTCTGGAGCTGGCCGTGTGCGCCATCCACCCGGTGCCGGGTCACTACCGCTTCACGTGGACGGCGCGGCTGGCCTTCACGTACGCGCCGTCGGCAGCCGAGGCTGACGTGGACGTGCTGCTGTCTGTCCCCATGTTCCTGCGCCTCTATCTGTTGGGCCGTGTCATGCTGCTGCACAGCAAGATATTCACAGATGCCTCCAGCCGCAGCATCGGCGCCCTCAACAAGGTCACCTTCAACACACGCTTTGTCATGAAGACACTCATGACCATCTGCCCGGGCACCGTGCTGCTCGTCTTCAGCATCTCCTCCTGGATCGTCGCCGCCTGGACGGTGCGGGTCTGTGAGAG GTACCATGACAAGCAGGAAGTGACCAGCAACTTTTTGGGGGCCATGTGGCTCATCTCCATCACCTTCCTCTCCATCGGCTATGGCGACATGGTGCCCCACACCTACTGCGGGAAGGGCGTGTGCCTGCTCACTGGCATCATG GGGGCCGGCTGCACAGCACTTGTGGTGGCCGTGGTGGCCCGGAAACTGGAGCTCACCAAGGCAGAGAAACACGTGCACAACTTCATGATGGACACTCAGCTCACCAAGCGG GTAAAAAATGCCGCTGCTAACGTTCTCAGGGAGACGTGGCTCATCTACAAACACACTAGGCTGGTGAAGAAGCCAGACCACGCCCGGGTTCGGAAACACCAGCGTAAGTTCCTCCAAGCCATCCATCA GCTCCGGAGTGTGAAGATTGAGCAGGGGAAGCTGAATGACCAGACCAACACTCTCGCCGACCTGGCCAAG ACTCAGAATGTCATGTACGACCTCATGTCCGAGCTGCACGCCCAGCACGAGGAGCTTGAGGCCCGCCTGGCTGCCCTCGAAAGCCGCCTGGATGCACTGGGCGCCTCCCTGCAGGTCCTGCCCGGCCTCATCGCCCAAGCCATAcgcccgccacccccacccctgcctccccggCCTGGCCCCGGACCCCTGGACCAGGCAGCCCGGAGCCCCCCGTGCCGGTGGCCACCCATTGCCCCTTCAGACTGCGGGTGA
- the KCNN1 gene encoding small conductance calcium-activated potassium channel protein 1 isoform X2, giving the protein MHPPPPPARPPPGPTPAGCCPPRPRPRPRPPREGLRPRGTLSPPASSAHGSRALQVGTGARSPSHAGPRVAYGEPNPGTHIVMNSHSHNGCGGRPLGSGLGALGRDPSEPEAGHPPQPPHGPGLQVVVAKSEPARPSPGSPRGQPQDQEEEEDDEEDEAGRRRDLGKTPNVGHRLGHRRALFEKRKRLSDYALIFAMFGIVVMVTETELSWGVYTKESLYSFALKCLISLSTVILLGLVVLYHAREIQLFMVDNGADDWRIAMTCERVFLISLELAVCAIHPVPGHYRFTWTARLAFTYAPSAAEADVDVLLSVPMFLRLYLLGRVMLLHSKIFTDASSRSIGALNKVTFNTRFVMKTLMTICPGTVLLVFSISSWIVAAWTVRVCERAVEAAGTGCPPPPICLFPPQFNQLSFSPPPAPPDCRENMYHDKQEVTSNFLGAMWLISITFLSIGYGDMVPHTYCGKGVCLLTGIMGAGCTALVVAVVARKLELTKAEKHVHNFMMDTQLTKRVKNAAANVLRETWLIYKHTRLVKKPDHARVRKHQRKFLQAIHQLRSVKIEQGKLNDQTNTLADLAKAYRHPSSKIQEKIKILLLRMEIQILAAAESFFARQLNIFQEVKAGCKSSVRSVYGIHQSICWSY; this is encoded by the exons ATGcacccgccgccgcccccggcccggccgccTCCGGGCCCCACGCCCGCCGGCTGCTGCCCGCCCCGtccgcggccccggccccggcccccacGCGAGGGTCTGCGGCCGCGCGggaccctctcccctccagctTCTTCTGCCCACGGGAGCCGAGCCCTGCAG GTCGGCACAGGAGCACGGTCACCGAGCCATGCCGGGCCCCGGGTGGCCTACGGCGAGCCCAACCCCGGCACCCACATAGTCATGAACAGCCACAGCCACAATGGCTGTGGGGGGCGGCCGCTGGGCAGCGGGCTGGGTGCCCTGGGCAGAGACCCTTCGGAGCCCGAGGCCGgccaccccccccagcccccacatgGCCCAGGCCTCCAGGTGGTGGTGGCCAAGAGCGAGCCAGCCCGGCCCTCACCCGGCAGTCCCCGGGGGCAGCCCCAGGaccaagaagaggaggaagacgaTGAAGAGGACgaggcaggcaggaggagggaCTTGGGGAAGACCCCAAACGTGGGCCACCGCCTGGGCCACCGGCGGGCGCTCTTCGAGAAGCGGAAGCGCCTCAGTGACTACGCCCTCATCTTCGCCATGTTTGGCATTGTCGTCATGGTGACCGAGACGGAGCTGTCCTGGGGGGTCTACACCAAG GAGTCCCTGTACTCGTTTGCACTGAAATGCCTCATCAGCCTCTCCACGGTCATCCTGCTGGGCCTGGTGGTCCTCTACCACGCCAGGGAGATCCAG ctGTTCATGGTGGACAACGGGGCGGATGACTGGCGCATCGCCATGACATGCGAGCGCGTCTTCCTCATCTCTCTGGAGCTGGCCGTGTGCGCCATCCACCCGGTGCCGGGTCACTACCGCTTCACGTGGACGGCGCGGCTGGCCTTCACGTACGCGCCGTCGGCAGCCGAGGCTGACGTGGACGTGCTGCTGTCTGTCCCCATGTTCCTGCGCCTCTATCTGTTGGGCCGTGTCATGCTGCTGCACAGCAAGATATTCACAGATGCCTCCAGCCGCAGCATCGGCGCCCTCAACAAGGTCACCTTCAACACACGCTTTGTCATGAAGACACTCATGACCATCTGCCCGGGCACCGTGCTGCTCGTCTTCAGCATCTCCTCCTGGATCGTCGCCGCCTGGACGGTGCGGGTCTGTGAGAG GGCAGTGGAGGCAGCAGGAACAggatgccccccgccccccatctgcCTGTTTCCCCCACAATTTAACCagctctccttctcccctccgcCCGCCCCACCGGACTGTAGGGAAAACAT GTACCATGACAAGCAGGAAGTGACCAGCAACTTTTTGGGGGCCATGTGGCTCATCTCCATCACCTTCCTCTCCATCGGCTATGGCGACATGGTGCCCCACACCTACTGCGGGAAGGGCGTGTGCCTGCTCACTGGCATCATG GGGGCCGGCTGCACAGCACTTGTGGTGGCCGTGGTGGCCCGGAAACTGGAGCTCACCAAGGCAGAGAAACACGTGCACAACTTCATGATGGACACTCAGCTCACCAAGCGG GTAAAAAATGCCGCTGCTAACGTTCTCAGGGAGACGTGGCTCATCTACAAACACACTAGGCTGGTGAAGAAGCCAGACCACGCCCGGGTTCGGAAACACCAGCGTAAGTTCCTCCAAGCCATCCATCA GCTCCGGAGTGTGAAGATTGAGCAGGGGAAGCTGAATGACCAGACCAACACTCTCGCCGACCTGGCCAAG GCATATCGACATCCAAGCTCCAAAAttcaagagaaaatcaaaattcTTTTGCTACGGATGGAAATTCAAATCCTAGCAGCAGCAGAGAGCTTCTTTGCACGGCAATTAAACATCTTTCAGGAAGTTAAAGCTGGTTGCAAGAGCTCTGTAAGATCAGTTTATGGCATACACCAATCTATTTGTTGGTCTTATTAG